In one Halorubrum sp. CBA1229 genomic region, the following are encoded:
- a CDS encoding SHOCT domain-containing protein encodes MTGLPARIAWNLRHRWRRVFALLVVGGGVAAPFVTGLWWTLPLVWFFGLFVALPVLHTLTRPLPDRDDGGDQREADPALEALRERYARGDIDEREFERRLDRLLETEDAETVDRGDDVADRVREGVRREVERIRE; translated from the coding sequence ATGACCGGCCTCCCCGCACGGATCGCGTGGAACCTCCGCCACCGCTGGCGGCGGGTGTTCGCGCTCCTCGTCGTGGGCGGCGGCGTCGCCGCCCCGTTCGTCACCGGGCTCTGGTGGACCCTCCCGCTGGTCTGGTTCTTCGGGCTGTTCGTCGCCCTCCCCGTGCTCCACACGCTGACGCGACCCCTCCCCGATCGGGACGACGGCGGCGACCAGCGGGAGGCCGACCCGGCGCTGGAGGCGCTCCGCGAGCGCTACGCGCGCGGCGACATCGACGAGCGGGAGTTCGAGCGACGGCTCGACCGCCTGCTGGAGACCGAGGACGCCGAGACCGTCGACCGGGGCGACGACGTCGCCGACCGGGTCCGCGAG